In Colwellia sp. M166, a genomic segment contains:
- a CDS encoding efflux RND transporter periplasmic adaptor subunit codes for MDLSYSRVTAPIDGRIDRILVTEGNLVSSSQGGAATLLTTIVSSDPLYVYFDIDEATYLNTVSKARPDVVGRSNEKLPVHIGLANEKGYPHGGALDFVGNQIDRNTGTVRVRAIIPNADGLLTPGAFARVQLGTGSEQKVILVNDQAVGTDQGNKYVLVVDANNKAQYRPIVLGPMVDGLRVISDGLKAGEKIIIKGLVRPGMAVTPDIVSMQTLLSVPERQPEGASKKSNGKNEGGSK; via the coding sequence CTGGATTTGTCATACTCGCGTGTGACTGCGCCAATTGATGGCCGTATCGATCGGATTTTAGTAACTGAAGGTAACTTGGTTAGCAGCAGCCAGGGGGGGGCCGCGACTCTATTGACAACAATCGTTTCGTCCGACCCTTTATATGTTTATTTTGATATTGATGAAGCGACATATCTCAATACTGTCAGTAAGGCTCGGCCTGATGTTGTCGGACGTAGCAACGAAAAATTACCCGTACATATAGGTCTGGCAAATGAGAAGGGGTATCCGCACGGGGGGGCGCTTGATTTTGTTGGCAACCAAATTGATCGTAATACCGGCACTGTTCGTGTCCGGGCTATTATCCCGAATGCTGATGGTCTTCTTACTCCTGGAGCATTTGCCAGAGTTCAGTTAGGCACTGGTAGTGAGCAAAAAGTAATTTTGGTAAACGATCAAGCCGTAGGCACAGATCAGGGCAATAAGTATGTCCTTGTTGTTGATGCCAATAATAAGGCGCAGTATCGCCCGATAGTGTTGGGGCCAATGGTCGATGGATTACGTGTTATCAGCGACGGTCTGAAGGCCGGGGAAAAAATTATCATAAAAGGGCTCGTACGACCGGGGATGGCCGTTACGCCAGACATCGTATCGATGCAAACGCTGTTGAGCGTACCTGAGAGGCAGCCTGAAGGTGCATCTAAAAAATCGAATGGCAAAAATGAGGGAGGTAGTAAATGA
- a CDS encoding IS630 family transposase (programmed frameshift): protein MHTADDFKQLAKQTSNGQLRTRYLALYHFKNGETRTQIATYLGVARGSVNTWVSNYLAHGLEGLQSKPSPGRPCQLSVSQREQIAHFIKENAVKKEGGRLIAQDVRQYISDTFQIDYQLRNVYRIMDALGFSWITSRSKHPKQSQQTQDTFKKNFLLETILHTPGHLPLDRVDVWFQDEARFGQQNQTSRIWAAKGSRPRVVKQQQFDYGYVFGAVCPSNGNTQALISPLVNKEVMKQHLKLISEATEPGRHAVVVMDGAGWHTIDTASPFTNVSLLKLPPYSPELNPMEQVWQWLRQRCLSNRVFRGYEEIVEQVSRAWNTFIADVERVKNLCWREWIKLVN from the exons ATGCATACAGCCGACGACTTTAAACAATTAGCAAAGCAAACCTCCAACGGGCAACTGCGAACCCGCTATCTAGCTTTGTATCATTTCAAGAATGGGGAAACACGAACCCAGATAGCAACTTACCTTGGGGTTGCCAGAGGCAGTGTTAATACCTGGGTATCCAACTATCTGGCGCACGGACTTGAAGGTCTGCAATCCAAACCTAGTCCGGGTAGACCCTGTCAGCTCTCCGTCTCCCAGCGAGAACAGATCGCACATTTTATCAAAGAAAATGCGGTTAAAAAGGAGGGGGGGCGTTTGATTGCACAGGATGTACGACAATACATTAGCGACACCTTCCAAATCGATTATCAGTTGCGAAACGTATACCGCATCATGGATGCGCTCGGTTTCAGTTGGATAACCAGTCGCTCTAAACACCCTAAACAATCACAACAAACCCAGGACACTTTTAA AAAAAATTTCCTGCTGGAAACGATCCTTCACACTCCCGGTCATCTTCCTCTGGATCGCGTTGACGTCTGGTTTCAAGACGAAGCACGATTCGGTCAGCAAAATCAGACGTCCAGAATATGGGCAGCCAAGGGCAGCAGGCCAAGAGTAGTAAAGCAACAGCAATTCGATTATGGCTATGTCTTTGGGGCGGTGTGTCCGAGCAATGGTAATACTCAGGCGCTTATCAGCCCTCTTGTGAATAAAGAGGTGATGAAGCAGCATCTGAAATTAATAAGTGAAGCGACAGAGCCTGGGCGTCATGCCGTTGTTGTAATGGATGGCGCGGGCTGGCATACGATCGATACGGCCAGCCCATTTACCAATGTCAGTCTGTTAAAACTCCCACCTTATTCTCCGGAGCTGAACCCGATGGAGCAAGTATGGCAATGGTTACGGCAACGTTGCTTATCAAACCGCGTATTTCGAGGTTACGAAGAAATAGTGGAACAGGTCTCTCGCGCTTGGAATACATTCATTGCGGATGTTGAACGAGTCAAAAATCTCTGTTGGAGAGAGTGGATAAAGTTGGTCAATTAA
- a CDS encoding molybdopterin dinucleotide binding domain-containing protein yields the protein MVSPRGESRSDLEIVFDLACRLGMNEAFFDGNIEAAWNYQLEPLGLTVEMLRNKPEGYDIPLEHKVRKYAFRDPNSGYLAGFNTETKRAEFYSEILHHYGYNPLPEYVQPQEYQRNDPDYPLMLTSVKSGFFCHSQHRSLTSLRKKAPYPTVDISATLADEEGIKTGDWVEIETRAGLARFRAKVEAKLSHETVIAEFGWWQACPDFGKPSYPVKGEYSSNYNSLISGDSYDPVSGALPLRSFRCRIRRLNDFELIRRPWEGRKTFKVIELKKEADNVTTITFQSNSEGYLPDYEPGQHITVSCCPMSDSEEIVTRAYSLTGPAFVHDRKTYSISVRHQKATDEKGEYVEGIMSSYINTHLQIGKDVELTPPGGNFIVPLNAVQPVVIFAGGIGITPFISYLESINPQAEGPEIWLFYANQNSRLHAFKKRIAELNASIDRLKVINIYNQPLDCDIPGLDYDRAGYVGAGDVEAYLIENNARYYMCGPQPMMDAISRGLQERGVPAFAIFYEIFRSPAKINNDPSLRHKVIFAKSGRTEIWTTDKGTLLNFGEKLGIQMPSGCRVGQCESCSTRVIAGNVQHLNGVEPSDEGACLTCQCIPAGDITIDA from the coding sequence ATGGTCTCTCCGCGCGGTGAAAGCCGTTCCGACCTTGAGATTGTTTTCGATCTTGCATGCCGGTTAGGAATGAATGAAGCGTTCTTCGACGGCAATATTGAGGCAGCCTGGAATTATCAACTAGAACCATTAGGTTTGACTGTTGAGATGCTCAGAAATAAGCCAGAAGGTTACGATATCCCGCTTGAGCATAAAGTCAGAAAATATGCTTTCAGAGACCCAAATAGTGGATATCTGGCAGGTTTCAATACAGAAACAAAACGTGCAGAGTTTTACTCTGAGATCCTTCATCACTATGGTTACAATCCTTTACCTGAGTATGTACAGCCGCAAGAATACCAGCGCAACGATCCTGATTATCCATTAATGCTGACATCCGTTAAAAGCGGATTCTTCTGTCATAGCCAACATCGAAGCCTGACTAGCCTACGAAAAAAAGCACCTTATCCAACGGTAGACATTTCGGCAACTCTGGCTGACGAAGAAGGTATCAAGACGGGGGATTGGGTAGAAATTGAAACGAGAGCAGGTCTTGCTCGATTTAGAGCAAAAGTGGAAGCCAAACTCTCTCATGAAACTGTAATTGCTGAGTTTGGGTGGTGGCAGGCTTGTCCTGATTTTGGCAAACCTTCATACCCGGTTAAAGGTGAGTACAGTAGCAATTACAATAGTTTAATCAGCGGTGATAGCTATGATCCAGTCAGCGGTGCTTTACCTTTGCGTTCATTCCGCTGCCGCATTCGCCGCTTGAATGATTTTGAGCTGATAAGGCGCCCCTGGGAAGGTCGTAAAACATTCAAAGTCATTGAACTGAAAAAAGAAGCAGATAATGTTACGACAATTACCTTCCAATCGAACAGTGAAGGCTACTTACCTGATTATGAACCGGGCCAGCATATCACTGTTAGCTGTTGTCCGATGAGCGATTCTGAAGAGATCGTTACCCGGGCGTATTCGCTGACAGGCCCTGCGTTTGTTCATGACCGTAAAACCTATTCCATTTCTGTCCGTCATCAGAAAGCGACTGATGAGAAAGGTGAGTATGTTGAAGGAATAATGTCATCCTACATAAACACGCATTTGCAGATAGGCAAGGATGTTGAACTTACCCCTCCTGGGGGGAATTTCATTGTCCCGCTCAATGCCGTCCAGCCTGTCGTAATCTTTGCTGGCGGTATTGGAATTACTCCATTCATTTCCTATCTGGAGTCTATTAACCCCCAAGCGGAAGGTCCGGAGATCTGGCTTTTCTATGCTAATCAAAATAGTAGGCTACATGCGTTTAAGAAAAGAATTGCGGAGCTAAATGCGTCTATTGACAGGCTTAAAGTAATTAATATCTACAATCAGCCCCTCGACTGTGATATTCCAGGATTGGATTATGATAGAGCTGGTTACGTTGGTGCGGGAGATGTCGAGGCATATCTTATTGAGAATAATGCTCGTTATTACATGTGTGGTCCGCAGCCTATGATGGATGCGATATCGCGAGGGCTTCAGGAGAGAGGTGTACCTGCATTTGCTATTTTCTACGAGATATTTCGTTCTCCAGCAAAAATAAATAATGATCCCTCATTACGTCATAAAGTCATTTTTGCAAAATCAGGAAGAACAGAGATTTGGACCACGGATAAAGGTACTCTACTTAATTTTGGGGAAAAGCTTGGGATTCAAATGCCTAGTGGTTGTCGTGTTGGACAATGTGAAAGCTGTTCAACTAGGGTGATTGCAGGGAACGTACAGCATCTGAATGGTGTGGAGCCCTCTGATGAGGGGGCATGTTTGACATGTCAGTGCATTCCTGCCGGTGATATCACGATTGATGCTTGA
- a CDS encoding efflux RND transporter periplasmic adaptor subunit, which translates to MMKMKVGILLMAVAVTANTEVVLANDDASETQKKTANAPAGPQVPVAVAVSRNIIPSAEFTGSLAAIKTVELRPRVGGAIESVTVPEGSLVQKGQMLFQIDPRPYQVVLDSAQAQLRQAEAQAFQASRNYERISRLVNGGAVSRKDYDDASSEKNARVAQVQVSKAAVEAAMRIPADHEHSF; encoded by the coding sequence ATGATGAAAATGAAAGTTGGGATATTGCTGATGGCAGTTGCAGTGACAGCCAATACAGAAGTGGTACTTGCAAATGATGATGCAAGCGAAACGCAAAAAAAAACTGCAAATGCGCCTGCAGGTCCACAGGTACCCGTGGCTGTTGCCGTATCACGGAATATTATACCTTCTGCTGAATTTACCGGTTCTTTAGCGGCTATTAAAACAGTGGAGCTACGCCCCAGGGTAGGAGGGGCAATCGAATCTGTTACGGTGCCGGAGGGAAGTCTGGTTCAGAAAGGACAGATGTTATTTCAAATCGATCCGCGGCCCTACCAGGTTGTGCTTGATAGTGCACAAGCGCAATTACGACAGGCAGAAGCTCAGGCGTTCCAGGCAAGCCGCAATTACGAGCGTATTAGCCGTCTGGTAAACGGAGGTGCTGTTTCGCGTAAAGACTATGATGATGCATCTTCTGAGAAAAATGCCCGCGTTGCACAGGTTCAGGTATCGAAGGCTGCAGTCGAAGCAGCAATGCGTATTCCGGCCGATCATGAACACTCATTCTGA
- a CDS encoding molybdopterin-dependent oxidoreductase, giving the protein MSDIIPGYCTLCRSRCGTLSEVANDHLIKVRANPEHPNGKAMCMKGKAAPELVDSANRILYPMKRTHPKGAEDPGWQRISWEEAMSTIAGQLEKFKREDGAESVAFGFTSPSGTPLSDAIEWLERFVRIYGSPNTSYGTEICNWHKDVAHRWTFGCGIPVADYSHADLILLWGHNPANTWLAQASAIGTGRNNGAKLIVVDPRPTPLAKEANAWLDVNPGTDGALALGLSHLLVERNLFNHEFVRNWTNGPLLVRNDNGYFLREKDINPLAISNRYTVWDEHNQQVTFIDSETRTEETLMPTAALEGNVEVAIADGAKISCQTAFSSFKDMLANYDPENVSRITGVSVASIEAAASLIAGAKKIAYHSWSGVAQHTNATQTERAIATLYALTGCFDQEGCNRIYASHPVNVVNSPTLMPKSQWDKALGLEERPIGPPSQGWVHSQDIWHSVLEGTPYKIRGLIGFGANILLSQSDTSLGQQALEALEFYAHVDLFETPTSKYADILLPVNTAWEREGLRTGFESSAAAQDHIQLRKKWSLRAVKAVPTLRLFSILHAG; this is encoded by the coding sequence ATGTCAGATATTATTCCCGGATATTGCACACTTTGCCGTTCGCGGTGTGGGACGCTGAGTGAAGTAGCAAATGACCACCTGATCAAGGTACGGGCTAACCCTGAACACCCTAATGGTAAGGCCATGTGTATGAAGGGGAAAGCGGCACCTGAGCTGGTGGACAGCGCAAATAGAATTCTGTACCCGATGAAGAGAACTCATCCTAAAGGTGCAGAGGATCCGGGCTGGCAACGTATAAGTTGGGAAGAGGCTATGTCAACGATAGCCGGACAACTGGAAAAATTTAAACGAGAGGATGGAGCTGAATCTGTCGCTTTCGGCTTTACGAGCCCAAGCGGTACCCCCCTCAGTGATGCAATTGAATGGTTAGAGCGATTTGTTCGTATCTATGGCAGCCCAAATACCAGCTATGGAACTGAGATATGTAACTGGCATAAAGACGTTGCACATCGATGGACCTTTGGCTGCGGCATTCCTGTTGCTGATTATTCCCATGCCGATCTTATTCTTCTTTGGGGGCATAACCCCGCGAATACTTGGCTTGCCCAGGCTAGTGCGATTGGTACTGGTCGAAATAACGGCGCAAAACTGATTGTCGTGGATCCTCGCCCGACACCCTTAGCGAAAGAAGCAAATGCCTGGCTTGATGTCAATCCTGGAACTGACGGTGCATTAGCTTTGGGGTTAAGCCATCTCCTGGTAGAACGAAACCTGTTTAATCATGAGTTTGTTCGAAACTGGACTAATGGTCCTTTGTTGGTTCGAAATGATAATGGTTATTTTCTTCGGGAAAAAGATATTAACCCACTTGCCATCAGTAATCGCTATACAGTTTGGGACGAACACAACCAGCAAGTCACATTTATCGATTCCGAGACTCGAACTGAAGAAACGCTGATGCCTACAGCTGCACTTGAGGGCAATGTTGAAGTCGCAATAGCTGATGGTGCAAAAATTTCCTGCCAAACGGCGTTTTCATCTTTTAAAGATATGTTGGCTAATTATGACCCAGAAAACGTAAGCCGTATCACCGGGGTATCTGTTGCGTCAATTGAAGCCGCTGCGAGTTTGATTGCCGGGGCCAAGAAAATCGCCTACCACAGTTGGTCTGGAGTGGCTCAACACACTAATGCCACCCAAACAGAACGTGCGATTGCGACACTGTATGCTTTAACCGGTTGTTTCGATCAGGAAGGATGTAATCGAATCTATGCCAGCCACCCGGTAAATGTGGTTAATTCACCGACATTGATGCCTAAATCACAATGGGATAAAGCATTAGGCCTTGAAGAAAGGCCTATCGGGCCGCCTTCACAAGGTTGGGTTCATTCTCAGGATATCTGGCATTCAGTATTAGAAGGTACACCCTATAAAATTCGCGGGTTAATTGGCTTTGGTGCCAACATATTACTTTCACAAAGTGATACTTCTCTCGGACAACAGGCGCTTGAGGCGCTTGAGTTTTATGCCCATGTAGATTTGTTTGAAACGCCTACATCAAAGTATGCTGATATCCTTCTGCCAGTTAACACTGCCTGGGAGCGCGAAGGCCTAAGAACCGGGTTTGAAAGTAGTGCTGCTGCTCAGGACCACATTCAGTTGAGAAAAAAATGGTCTCTCCGCGCGGTGAAAGCCGTTCCGACCTTGAGATTGTTTTCGATCTTGCATGCCGGTTAG